The Gouania willdenowi chromosome 20, fGouWil2.1, whole genome shotgun sequence genome window below encodes:
- the LOC114454133 gene encoding delta-type opioid receptor-like isoform X1 gives MENTPVEIFKEGSLCVPSLLEGCPENYSAWVSGYSDRSNKTQDDEGWEQEGMSPIIPIITAVYSVVFVVGLLGNCLVMYVIIRYTKMKTATNIYIFNLALADALVTTTMPFQSTDYLLNTWPFGEVVCKVFISIDYYNMFTSIFTLTMMSVDRYVAVCHPVKALDFRTPIKAKMINVCIWSLSSAAGIPAFILGGTQTNSDITECALQFPEPYAYWDTLMKVCVFVFAFVVPVLIITVCYSLMVLRLKSVRILSGSREKDRNLRRITRLVVVVVAVFVVCWTPIHIFILVKALVSVPETTAIMAAYFFCVAMGYTNSSLNPILYAFLDENFKRCFKDFCLSARLKGDKVSGSKKLPSTIQEAALPLENTERTKPT, from the exons ATGGAAAATACTCCGgttgaaatatttaaagaagGCAGTCTGTGCGTCCCCTCATTGTTGGAGGGCTGTCCGGAGAATTATTCGGCTTGGGTGTCCGGATACTCCGACAGAAGCAATAAGACCCAGGATGATGAAGGCTGGGAACAGGAGGGCATGTCCCCCATCATCCCCATCATCACTGCGGTCTACTCAGTGGTGTTTGTGGTCGGCTTGTTGGGAAACTGCCTGGTTATGTATGTGATCATCAG GTACACAAAGATGAAGACAGCcactaacatttacattttcaacCTTGCCCTGGCCGACGCCCTCGTCACCACCACGATGCCCTTCCAGAGCACTGACTACCTTCTAAATACGTGGCCCTTCGGAGAAGTCGTTTGCAAGGTTTTCATTTCCATCGACTACTACAACATGTTTACCAGTATCTTCACTCTGACCATGATGAGCGTGGATCGCTACGTGGCCGTGTGCCACCCAGTGAAAGCTCTGGACTTTCGAACTCCCATCAAAGCCAAGATGATCAACGTGTGCATTTGGAGCCTGTCCTCGGCTGCAGGGATCCCTGCTTTCATCCTGGGTGGTACCCAGACTAACAGTG ACATAACTGAGTGTGCCTTGCAGTTCCCAGAGCCGTACGCATACTGGGACACACTGATGAAGGTATGCGTGTTCGTCTTTGCCTTCGTCGTGCCTGTGCTCATCATCACCGTGTGCTACTCCCTAATGGTCCTGAGGCTGAAAAGCGTCCGAATACTCTCCGGCTCTCGGGAAAAAGATCGCAACCTACGTCGGATCACGcggctggtggtggtggtggtggctgTGTTTGTGGTGTGCTGGACTCccattcacatttttattttggtgaaggCTCTGGTGAGCGTGCCTGAAACTACTGCCATAATGGCCGCCTATTTCTTCTGCGTAGCCATGGGCTACACCAACAGCAGCCTCAATCCAATCCTCTACGCCTTTTTGGATGAGAACTTCAAACGCTGCTTCAAGGACTTCTGCCTGTCAGCCAGGCTGAAGGGAGACAAAGTCTCAGGTAGCAAAAAGCTCCCCAGCACCATCCAGGAGGCGGCCCTCCCCCTGGAGAACACAGAGAGAACTAAACCCACATGA
- the LOC114454133 gene encoding kappa-type opioid receptor-like isoform X2 yields the protein MKTATNIYIFNLALADALVTTTMPFQSTDYLLNTWPFGEVVCKVFISIDYYNMFTSIFTLTMMSVDRYVAVCHPVKALDFRTPIKAKMINVCIWSLSSAAGIPAFILGGTQTNSDITECALQFPEPYAYWDTLMKVCVFVFAFVVPVLIITVCYSLMVLRLKSVRILSGSREKDRNLRRITRLVVVVVAVFVVCWTPIHIFILVKALVSVPETTAIMAAYFFCVAMGYTNSSLNPILYAFLDENFKRCFKDFCLSARLKGDKVSGSKKLPSTIQEAALPLENTERTKPT from the exons ATGAAGACAGCcactaacatttacattttcaacCTTGCCCTGGCCGACGCCCTCGTCACCACCACGATGCCCTTCCAGAGCACTGACTACCTTCTAAATACGTGGCCCTTCGGAGAAGTCGTTTGCAAGGTTTTCATTTCCATCGACTACTACAACATGTTTACCAGTATCTTCACTCTGACCATGATGAGCGTGGATCGCTACGTGGCCGTGTGCCACCCAGTGAAAGCTCTGGACTTTCGAACTCCCATCAAAGCCAAGATGATCAACGTGTGCATTTGGAGCCTGTCCTCGGCTGCAGGGATCCCTGCTTTCATCCTGGGTGGTACCCAGACTAACAGTG ACATAACTGAGTGTGCCTTGCAGTTCCCAGAGCCGTACGCATACTGGGACACACTGATGAAGGTATGCGTGTTCGTCTTTGCCTTCGTCGTGCCTGTGCTCATCATCACCGTGTGCTACTCCCTAATGGTCCTGAGGCTGAAAAGCGTCCGAATACTCTCCGGCTCTCGGGAAAAAGATCGCAACCTACGTCGGATCACGcggctggtggtggtggtggtggctgTGTTTGTGGTGTGCTGGACTCccattcacatttttattttggtgaaggCTCTGGTGAGCGTGCCTGAAACTACTGCCATAATGGCCGCCTATTTCTTCTGCGTAGCCATGGGCTACACCAACAGCAGCCTCAATCCAATCCTCTACGCCTTTTTGGATGAGAACTTCAAACGCTGCTTCAAGGACTTCTGCCTGTCAGCCAGGCTGAAGGGAGACAAAGTCTCAGGTAGCAAAAAGCTCCCCAGCACCATCCAGGAGGCGGCCCTCCCCCTGGAGAACACAGAGAGAACTAAACCCACATGA